DNA from Hyalangium gracile:
GCATGGAGGTGGGCGCGGCCGCCGAGAAGTACGCGCTGCTGACCATCGGTGACGGTCTGGTGGGCATGATCCCCGCCATCCTCATCTCCACCTGCGCCGGCATCATCGTGACGCGCGTGGGCGGCGACGAGGAGGGCAACCACCTGGGCAAGGACGTGGGCACGCAGCTGTTCGCCTACCCCAAGGCCATTGGCATCGCCGGTGGCATGCTCTGCGGGCTGGCGCTCATCCCGGGCCTCCCCACCGTGCCCTTCCTGATCCTGGGGGGCGCGGCGGGCTTTGGCGCCTGGAAGATGCTCAAGAAGCAGGAGACGGCGGCCGTGGCCGAGGAGGGCGGTGGCATGGCGCCCACCGAGTCCGAGAACGGCACGCCGTCCTCCACCGAGCCGCCACCCAAGGAGCCCATCAACCCGGACTCCGAGGTATTCGTCCCCGTCGTCACTCCCATCGTGCTGGAGGTGAGCGACGCGCTGGTGCCCTTCGTGGACTCGCGGCAGGACAACGGGAAGTTCCTCTTCGAGCTCATCCCGTTCATGCGTGACGGCCTCTTCGTGGAGCTGGGCGTGCGCTTCCCGGGCGTGCGCGCTCGCGGGAACTCGGGCCTGCCGCCGGGCTCGTACCAGATCCAGATCAACGAGGTGCCCGTCGTCACCGGCCAGGCCACGCTGGGCCACGTGCTGGTGAACGACACGGTGGATCGCCTCAAGCTGATGAACATCCAGGGCTTCGAGGCCATCAACCCGGCCACGCGCCAGCCCGCCGCCTGGGTGCCCGAGGGTTACAAGGACACGCTCGAGGCCGCGGGCCTCACCACCTGGGACGTGCCCGGCTACATCATCCTGCACCTGGCGGCGATCCTCCGCCGCAACGCGCGCGAGTTCGTCGGCGTGCAGGAAGTGCAGACGATGCTGGATCAGCTGGAGAAGGCCTTCCCCGCCATCATCAAGGAGGTGGTGCCGAAGGTCGTCAACGTCCTCAAGCTCACGGACATCCTCCAGCGCCTCGTGGAGGAGGAGATCTCCGTGCGCGACTTGCGCGGCATCCTCCAGGCGCTCGCGGAGCAGGGGCAGGTGGAGGCCGACAACGTGATGCTCACCGAGCACGTGCGCTCGGCCATGCGGCGCTACATCTCGCACAAGTACGCGCGCGGCACCGGCACCCTGGTCGTCTACCTGCTGGATCCGCAGATCGAGGAGGCCATCCGCGGCTCCATCAAGCGCACCTCGGCGGGCACCCACCTGGCGCTGGAGCCGGAGATTGCCCAGGAGATCGTCCAGGCCGTGAAGTCCGAGTGCGGCCACCTGCCGCCCAGCGCGCAGCGCCCCGTCATCCTCACGGCGATGGACATCCGCCGCTACGTGCGCAAGCTGCTGGAGTACGAGTTCAACCCGCCGTTCTCCGTGCTCAGCTACCAGGAGCTCGCGCCGGACCTCAACATCCAGCCCGTGGCGCGCATCTCCACGCGGTAGGCGCCTCGTGGGCTCAGCGGCGCGGAGGGGGACTCACGCGCCGGCGAGCACCGCGATGATGAGGCCGATGGCGAACAGGGCGAACACGCCCATCAGCACCAGCGGCACCATCTTCTGCTTGTCCAGCCCGGCGATCGCGCCTCCACCGCTCTCGGCGGGCTCGCTGCGCCGGGAGGGCCTCACGGGCGGCGGAGGCGGCTCCTCATCCGGAGGTGGCTCGGTGGCCACGGGCTCGGGCTCCGGCGCGGGCTCGGGGGCAGGCTCGGGCGCGGGCTCCGGCTCGGGGGCGGGCGGCTCGGGGGCGGGCTCGGGCGCGGCTTCCTTCTTGGGCTCCTCCTTGGGCGGGGCCGGCTTCGGCTTCCTGGAGCTGAGCTTCGGCGCCGGGAGGTTCTGGGTGTTCTCCTCCTCGTCCCCGGGGCCCACGTTGTCCGCGGGCTCGTCCGGGAGGACGACGGACGGCTCGGACATGTCCGTCGGGTCCACGTAGAGCAGGCGGGTGTTGCCCACCTCGACCTCGTCGCTGTCCTTGAGCGTCTTGCGGTTGACCTTCTTCTTGTTGACCTTGATGCCGTTGCGGCTGCCCAGGTCCTCCACGTGCGTGCCGGCCCAGTCGCGGCGGAACTTCACGTGCCGGCGGGACACCAGGTCGTCCTTGAAGACGATGTCCGCCGAGTCGTCGCGCCCGATGATGATCTCCTGGGCGTCGTTGATCTCGATGCGCTCGCCCTCGCGAGGCCCGTTCATGATGCGGAAGTAGGGCCCCTCGCCGCTCTTGATGCCGCGCACCGCGTCCTTCACCAGGCTGCGGGCGACGAAGGACGTCTTCTCCGAGCGCACGTCCGCCGGCAGGTCCGCGACGTGGGTGAACGTCACGTCGAACTGGGCGATGGCGATGATGTCCCCGTTGCGCAGGCGGTGCTTCTCGCCCTTGGGCAGGGGCTTGCCGTTGACCTGGGTGCCATAGGCACTGCCCAGATCCTCCAGGAAGAAGAGGTTGCCCTCCTGGGAGATGCGCGCGTGGTTGCGCGAGACGGCCTGCTGCGCCAGCACCACCTGGCAGCTCTTGTCGCGGCCCAGGGTGATGCTCGCCTCGTCGAGCGTGTGCTCGACGGGCTTGGCGGAGCTGCCGGCCTGGCTGCGCTGGGTAACCGTGAGCCGGACACTCATCGCGAGGACATCAGTGGAACGGAAGCGGGTTCAGGAAGGGGGAGGGGGAAGAAGGGCTCAGAAGGTGTCCTTGGCGAGGAAGCGCTCGCACCTCTCGGTCTCGTTGGGGAACTCCTCGGCGGTTCCGAACTTGAGGAAGTTCTTGCAGGCAATGGTGGCCGCGTCGGTCTTCTGCGCCTCGGAGTAGATCTGGAAGAGGCCAAAGTGGCAGGGGGCATACTTGCCGTCCAGCCGCAGGCACTTCTTGTAGGTCTTCTCCTCTTCGGACACCATGCCTTTGTCCTTGTACTCCGTGGCGAGCAGGAAGAGCGAGGGGGTGGTGTTCTCCGCCGTCTGGGTGTCCTTCATCTCCTTCATGGCCGAGTCGGTGAGGGCCGCCTTGCGCTGGGCGATGGCCAGGTTGTTGAGGCACTGCGGGTTCTTCTGATCCAGCTGGATGCAGGTGGCGAAGGCGTCCTTGGCCTCGGAGAAGCGGCTGAGCTCCATGAGGGAGGCGCCGTAGTCGTGCCAGTAGTCCGGGACGTTGGGGGACAGCTGGGTGGCCTGGCCGATCTCCTGGGCGGCTTCCTCGAAGCGGCCCTGGCTGTAGTGGATGGTGCCCAGGCTGTGGTGGGCGTCGGCGATGCTGGGGTTCACCGCGAGGATGGTGCGCAGCTCCTTGGCGGCCTCGGACCACTTCTCCATGCGCATGTAGGTGAGGGCCAGGTTGTAGCGGGCCTCGAGGTAGTCCGGGTTGACCTTCAGGGCGCGCTGGAAGTTGTCGTGCGCCTTCCCGTAGGACTTCTCCTGCAGGTAGATGAAGCCGAGGTTCTGGTAGGCCTGGGCCTGCTCGTTGTTGTAGCGCAGGGCCTTGATGAAGAAGTCCTTGGCCTCGGAGGTGTTGCCCTGGTGCAGGCGGATGAGCCCCTTGTTGACCCAGAGGTCCGCGTAGGTGGGCGAGAACTCCAGGCCCAGATCGCAGTAGACCTCTGCCTTCACCAGATCCGGGATGGCGAGGTGCTGCACGCACAGCTCGTTATTGAGCAGGGCGCGCTCGTGCACCGGCGGCGTGGACAGGCAGGCGACAAAGGAGAGAAGGGGAAGTGCGAAGAGGGCTCGGGTCAAACGCATGGCCGCGCGAGTGTAGGGGAGGAAGTGTAGGAGGATCAACGCCCCCCTGACGTCAAATCCAAGCTGTTTTCCATGGGTTACGTCGGTAGAGTCCGGGCCACCATGCGTACGCTCTTCTGTGCCCTTGGCCTTGCGGTGGCCCTCTTCGGGGCTTCACCGGCCCACGCCCAGTTCGCCAACCGAAGCCTGGGCCTGTCATTCGGCTACATGGACTTCAACCGCACCGGAGGCCTGGAAGGTGGCTTCTTCGTGGGGTTCGACGCCAGCTACTACATCGAGAGCGGCTTCGATCTGGTGTCGCTGACGAAGCTCTCCTTCCCGAGGGATCCGGCGACGGGCAAGCGGGTGGTGGGCCTGGCCCCGTCGGTGGGCATCCGCTACCTGTTCCTGGAGGAGACGTTCCGGCCCTACGCGGGGACGGACCTGAGCTACCTGTTCGTCTTCAAGTCGGGCTCCACGGGGCAGTACGTGGGGCTGGGGCCGAACCTGGGCTTCGACTACTTCGTCACGGACACGGTGAGCCTGGGGCTGCGCGGGCAGTACATCTTCTACATCGCGCTCAACGAGAAGACGCAGTCGTCGCTGACGTTCTCGGCGGGGGCGGCGGCGTACTTCTAGAGAAGCCGCGCCGGCAGGACGAGGCGGGCTCATTGCTGGTAGGGTGGCCCCGGGCGCCGGGTGACTGCCTGCACTGCCTTCGTGCGGGGTTCCCGGCCCGCCGCGAGGAGTGCAACCGCCATGCGTCGTCTATCCGTCCTGTTCCTGTGCGCCGTCTGCTTCGCCGTGCCGCTGTCCGTGGGCTGCGGCGGTGGGGATGACCCCACGCCTGACGCGGGCACACCTCCGCCGCCTCCGCCACCTCCGCCGCCGGACGCGGGCCCGCCCAAGCCGGACGCGGGGCCGGTGGATCTCCAGCCGCCCACCCTGGTGACGTTCTCGCCGTCGGACGGGGCCGTGGGAGTGGCGCCGGAGAGCTTCATCGAATTGTCGTTCAACGAGGAGATGCAGACCGACCGCGGCACGCTGCAGATCCTCCCGGGCACGGGCCTGCCGAACGGCGGGGTCA
Protein-coding regions in this window:
- a CDS encoding FHA domain-containing protein, producing the protein MSVRLTVTQRSQAGSSAKPVEHTLDEASITLGRDKSCQVVLAQQAVSRNHARISQEGNLFFLEDLGSAYGTQVNGKPLPKGEKHRLRNGDIIAIAQFDVTFTHVADLPADVRSEKTSFVARSLVKDAVRGIKSGEGPYFRIMNGPREGERIEINDAQEIIIGRDDSADIVFKDDLVSRRHVKFRRDWAGTHVEDLGSRNGIKVNKKKVNRKTLKDSDEVEVGNTRLLYVDPTDMSEPSVVLPDEPADNVGPGDEEENTQNLPAPKLSSRKPKPAPPKEEPKKEAAPEPAPEPPAPEPEPAPEPAPEPAPEPEPVATEPPPDEEPPPPPVRPSRRSEPAESGGGAIAGLDKQKMVPLVLMGVFALFAIGLIIAVLAGA
- the sctV gene encoding type III secretion system export apparatus subunit SctV, which produces MASNPNSFLSKYSDIVLALVVVAIVGMMIVPLPTHLLDVLLTFNISIGVVLLLISLYVPAALQLSVFPTLLLITTMYRLSLTISTTRLILLTGDPGEVVVAFGKFVVQGNFVVGAIIFVILTVVNFIVISKGSERVAEVAARFTLDAMPGKQMSIDADLRAGSIDMEEGKRKRRDLERESQLFGAMDGAMKFVKGDAIASIIITVINIVGGLIIGVMQKGMEVGAAAEKYALLTIGDGLVGMIPAILISTCAGIIVTRVGGDEEGNHLGKDVGTQLFAYPKAIGIAGGMLCGLALIPGLPTVPFLILGGAAGFGAWKMLKKQETAAVAEEGGGMAPTESENGTPSSTEPPPKEPINPDSEVFVPVVTPIVLEVSDALVPFVDSRQDNGKFLFELIPFMRDGLFVELGVRFPGVRARGNSGLPPGSYQIQINEVPVVTGQATLGHVLVNDTVDRLKLMNIQGFEAINPATRQPAAWVPEGYKDTLEAAGLTTWDVPGYIILHLAAILRRNAREFVGVQEVQTMLDQLEKAFPAIIKEVVPKVVNVLKLTDILQRLVEEEISVRDLRGILQALAEQGQVEADNVMLTEHVRSAMRRYISHKYARGTGTLVVYLLDPQIEEAIRGSIKRTSAGTHLALEPEIAQEIVQAVKSECGHLPPSAQRPVILTAMDIRRYVRKLLEYEFNPPFSVLSYQELAPDLNIQPVARISTR
- a CDS encoding tetratricopeptide repeat protein, with translation MRLTRALFALPLLSFVACLSTPPVHERALLNNELCVQHLAIPDLVKAEVYCDLGLEFSPTYADLWVNKGLIRLHQGNTSEAKDFFIKALRYNNEQAQAYQNLGFIYLQEKSYGKAHDNFQRALKVNPDYLEARYNLALTYMRMEKWSEAAKELRTILAVNPSIADAHHSLGTIHYSQGRFEEAAQEIGQATQLSPNVPDYWHDYGASLMELSRFSEAKDAFATCIQLDQKNPQCLNNLAIAQRKAALTDSAMKEMKDTQTAENTTPSLFLLATEYKDKGMVSEEEKTYKKCLRLDGKYAPCHFGLFQIYSEAQKTDAATIACKNFLKFGTAEEFPNETERCERFLAKDTF